The genomic interval AGGCGGATGCGAGAGCCCGGCATCCGGCGCCACCACTTCGCTGCGGTGGCGGCTGGGCTTCGAGCCTAAGGAGGTCGAGGCCCTCGCCCGCAAGTGGGGCGAAGGCCAATGCTTCCCCCTGGTCGCGCGAATGCATGAATGGACGGCCTGAGAGCGCCCTTCAGGAATGCCGACTTTGAACGTGGCGGCATCCAGGCGTGCTGGCCGATTGGCCCACACGCGGATCGTGGCTCTCTCGGATGGTCGCTACCTGGGCCGGCAACGGTACGCCCCCGGGTTCACCCCGGTCCACTTCCGGAACGCGCGGAAGAACGAGCTGGCCTCGGAGAAGCCCGCCGCCTCGGCAAGCGCCGCGAGGCTCAGGTCCGTGGTCCGCAGGAGGTGCACCGCAATTTCCTTGCGGACGGTGTCCTTGATCTCCTGGAACGACTGCCCTCGGCCTCGATCCGTCGGTGCAGGGTCGATGCCGACAGGTCGAACCGTTGCGCGACCTCGTCGAAATCCAGCCAGACGTCGGGGTTTTGCGAGCGCAGCAGGTGCTTGACCCTCGCGACCGCCCCGGCGTCGTTGCGGTATTTGACAAGGATGTTCGCCGGCGCGCGCTGGAGGAAGGCGTCGCGGTCACCGACCACAGCAGGGGCACGCGAAACCGGCGCGTGACAATGGCCAGCATCCAGATGTTGACGTCGGTTCGGCCGAGTTTCCACTGGGTGGGATCCAGCGCCAGGCATTTGGACCGGGCCAGATGGAGCATGCGCACCACGAGGGTCGCAACCACCGCCTGATCGAGCCGCACATACTGGAAGAAGCGCTGCAGACGGCGGTACTTCGAAGCGTGCCGCGCCGGCCCGTGACAGTGGCTGGCGATATGGCCGAGGTTGACCGTCCGACGATGGATCAGCCCGGTCATCAGGGCGCCGAGCGTCTCCGGACGCGAGTGGTTCAGGCCCAGATGCGCCGCAAAACTCGCGATCAGGGCGGTGCGGGGAGACAGAGACATGGGGGGATCCTCTTGCCGGAGAATCCTTCAGCCCAGCACTTCGCACCGCCCGCCGCGACCCTGTCGTGTACGGTGAGGGAACGGACTCGACGATGCATAAGATTTTGGAATTATTCAGTTTTATCCGGAAATACGGTGGACAACCGACCACTTTGAATGCGCACAACTTCCAGGCTCAGAAGAGCCCTGCGAAGGCTACGACCGAGTAGGTGCCTGGGCTGCGGGCGTTTCAAGTACTGTTCAAAAGAACGCCCGCTTCGCCATCGTGTCGGACACGGAGACCGACCGGGGACAGGCGCTGTCGAAGCATTCAAGACGTTGTTCGACACGCATTTCCCTGTTGATGGCGGAAATGACGCAACCAAATTGCAAGCTTGTCGTCCTAACCTGAAAGCTGCGGGAGCCGGCAGGTTTCGCGAAGAAGCCTTTCGCCGGGTATGGCAGGGCAACAGACTGGCGTCGTGCAACGCCCGAAGGTCGTGGCCCCCCGTGCGGGCTGACTGCGACGGGCCGACCTCGACGGGCGGGAGTGACGGCCTTGGATTGGGACAAGATCCGGATTTTCCTCAACGTCGCGGAGGCCGGGAGCTTCACGCGGGCGGGCGACGACATCGGCCTCAGCCAGTCGGCGGTGAGCCGGCAGATCAGCGCCCTCGAGCGGGAGTTGAAGGCGCCGCTGTTCCACCGGCACGCTCGCGGCCTGATCCTGACCGAGCAGGGCGACCTGCTGTTTCGCGCCGCACGCGACATGAAGCTCAGGCTGGAGAACACCCGCGCCCGCCTCGTCGAGACGAGCGAGCGCCCCTCCGGCGACCTGCGGGTGACGACGACGGTGGGCTTAGGCACATCCTGGCTGTCGCAGCGTGTCTCGGAATTCCTCGACCTCTATCCGGATGTGCGGATCGAGCTGGTGCTCACCAACGAGGAGCTGGACCTCGCCATGCGCGAGGCCGACATCGCGATCCGTATGCGCCGCCCGGCCCAGCCGGACCTGATCCAGCGGCGGCTGTTCACGGTGCATTATCACGCCTTTGCGAGCCCCGATTACGTCAAACGCTTCGGTGAACCCAAAACCATCGCCGACCTCGACGAGCACCGCCTCGTCTCGTTTGGCGGCAACGAGCCGTCCTATCTGCTCGCGACCCACTATCTCGCCAGCATCGGCCGCGAGGGGGACGAGCGCCGTCCGGTCCACTTCACGGTCAACAACATCACCGCCCTCCACAAGGCGATGGAGGCCGGCGTCGGCGTCGGCATCCTGCCGGACTACGCCGTCGACGGGAACGAGAGCCTCGTTCAGGTGCTGCGCGAGAGCGAGATGCCGACGATGGAGAGTTATCTCGTCTATGCCGAGGAGATGCGCTCGGTGGCCCGCGTCCAGGCCTTCCGCGATTTCCTCGTGAACAAGGCACAACGCTGGACTTATTGAAAGCTTGGCCGGGCAACCGGCCGGCAACCGCCCTTGTCGCGCACCGACGCACTCGTCTAAGACCGCCCCTCCTGCCGGGCGGTTCGCGAAGCCTCCGGCCGAAGCAGCCGGACGGCATGATCGCGATTCACTGCCTCAACGGGCCGAACCTCAATCTCCTGGGCCAGCGCGAGCCGGGCATCTATGGTGCCGCCACGCTCGCCGACATCGAGCAAAACCTGCGGGAGCAGGCGGCCCGCCTCGATATCGCCCTGACCTTCCGTCAGACGAATCACGAGGGCGAACTCGTGACGTTCGTGCAGGAGGCCGGCGCCGCCGGGGCCGGGGTGCTCATCAACGCCGCCGCCTATACGCATACCTCGATCGCGCTTCGCGACGCGATCAAGGGCGCGGGGGTGACGGCGGTGGAGATCCACCTCTCCAACGTCCACGCCCGCGAGGACTTCCGCCACGTCTCGCGGATCGCGCCGGTCTGCGCCGGTTTGATTTCGGGCTTCGGTGCCCACAGTTACGTCCTGGGGCTCGACGCCCTCGCCCATCTCCTTCGTGGACGCACCCCGTCCGCCTCCTGACCTCAGAACTACGAGCCGATGGCCAAGAACGAACCCTTCGATCCCGAACTGGTGCGCGAACTCGCCCGGATGGTCGCCGAGACCGATCTGACCGAGATCGAGGTCGAGAAGGGCGATCTGCGCATCCGCGTCGCCCGAAAGATCGAGACGGTCTCGGTTCAGGTCGCGCCCGCCGCCTCGGCCGCTGCGGCGGCACCGGTCGCGGCGGCGCCCGCCGCTCTGGCGCCGGCACCCGCCAAATCCGGCGCGGGCCATCCCGGCGCCGTGCCGTCGCCCATGGTCGGTACCGCCTACCTGCGCCCCTCGCCGGACGCGAAGCCGTTCATCGAGATCGGCACGAAGGTCCAAGCGGGCGACAAGCTGTTGCTGGTCGAGGCCATGAAGACCTTCAACGAAATCGTCGCGCCCCGCGCCGGTACGGTGACCGCGATCTTCATCGAGGATGGGATGCCGGTCGAGTACGGCGAAGCCCTCCTCGTGCTCGAGTAGCCTCCCCGCGATGTTCGACAAGATCCTGATCGCCAACCGGGGCGAGATCGCACTCCGCATCCTGCGGGCGGCGAAGGAGCTCGGTATCGCCACAGTCGCGGTCCACTCGACGGCGGATGCCGACGCCATGCATGTGCGGCTGGCCGACGAGAGCGTCTGCATCGGCCCGCCGGCCGCCCGCGACAGCTACCTCAACATCCCCTCGATCATCGCCGCCTGCGAGATCACCGGGGCGGACGCCGTGCATCCCGGCTACGGCTTCCTGTCGGAGAACGCCCGGTTCGCCGAGGTTCTGGCGCATCACAATATCGGCTTCATCGGCCCCAAGGCCGAGCATATCCGCATCATGGGCGACAAGATCGAGGCCAAGCGCACCGCCAAGCGCCTCGGTATCCCCTGCGTGCCGGGCTCGGAGGGTGGCGTCACCGATCCGGACGAAGCCAAGCGCGTGGCTGCCGAGATCGGCTATCCCGTCCTGGTGAAGGCCGCCTCCGGCGGCGGCGGGCGCGGCATGAAGGTCGCCCGCTCGGAGAGCGAGCTGGAGCAGGCGCTCGACATGGCCCGCACCGAGGCCAAGGCCGCCTTCGGCGACGATGCGGTCTACCTCGAGAAGTACCTGACCAAGCCCCGCCATATCGAGGTGCAGATCCTCGGCGACGGGAAGGGCCACGCGGTGCATCTGGCCGAGCGCGACTGCTCGCTGCAACGCCGCCACCAGAAGGTCTGGGAGGAAGGCGGCTCTCCGGCCCTCAACGAGGCGATGCGCGCCGAGATCGGCGGCATCTGCGCCAACGCCATGCGCGAACTCGGCTATCTCGGCGCCGGCACCATCGAGTTCCTCTACGAGGACGGGCGGTTCTACTTCATCGAGATGAACACCCGCATCCAGGTGGAGCACCCCGTCACCGAGATGATCACCGGAATCGATCTCGTGAACGAGCAGATCCGGGTCGCGGCCGGCGGCGGCCTGTCGGTGGCTCAAGAGGATATCAAGGTCGAGGGCCACGCCATCGAGTGCCGGATCAACGCCGAGCACCCCTCGACCTTCCGGCCCTCGCCGGGGCTGATCACCTATTTCCACCCGCCGGGCGGCCTCGGCGTCCGGGTCGATTCGGCCGCGTTCCAGGGCTACCGAATCCCGTCCAACTACGACTCGCTGATCGGCAAGCTGATCGTGCATGGGCGCACCCGCAACGAGTGCCTGATGCGCCTGCGCCGGGCGCTGGACGAGTTCGTGGTCGATGGAATCGACACCACGCTGCCGCTGTTCCGCACGCTGGTGCGCAACGCCGACGTGCAGAACGGCCTCTACGACATCCACTGGCTCGAAGGCTTCCTGGCCCGCGAGGAACTGAACGGCGTCGAGACGCGGCGCTGAGAAAGCGGGGCGGGGCGGGGCGGGGCCGGTCGGTCCGCCCCGCTTTCTCCTGACGGCTGGTGTTCGCGCCCGGAGCGCGCGACAACGCTTCGATGCACGACAGGCCGCCCGTGGACATCACGCCCGACATCCTGCTCAAGGCCTATGCCGCCGGGATCTTCCCGATGGCCGAGGATGCGGACGATCCAACGATCTACTGGGTCGAGCCCCGCGCCCGCGGGGTGCTGCCCCTCGACCGCTTCCACGTGCCCAAGCGGCTCGCCCGCACCGTGCGCTCCGACGGGTTCGAGGTCGTCAGCGACCGGGATTTCGATGCGGTGATCGAGGGCTGCGCCGCCCCGCGCCGGGATACCGCCCGCACCTGGATCAACGCCCGCATCCGTGACCTCTACGGCGCGCTGTTCGAACTCGGGCATTGCCACACGATCGAGGTCTACCACGAGGGCCGCCTCGCGGGCGGACTCTACGGCGTCTCGCTCGGGGCGGCCTTCTTCGGCGAGAGCATGTTCCACGAGGTGCGCGACGCCTCGAAGGTCGCCCTGGTCCACCTCGTGGCCCGGCTGCGCTCGGGCGGTTACCGGCTCGCCGACACGCAATTCCTCACAGAGCACCTGAGCCAGTTCGGCGTCGAGGAAATGCCGCGCCACATCTACAAGCGCCAACTCGCCGCCGCGATCTCCGAGCGGGCCGAGTGGGGTCCGCCGGACCGGGTCTTCCGTGGCGCCGAAGCCCTGGCCGCCCTCGGGATCGGGCACACCGAGGCGTAGGGAGGACGTCGGAGCGCTGCCCCGATACCCCGCCAAAGGGATGATCCCTTTGGGATCCCGGCTCTTTCAGTCTGGAATCGGTTCGAGCCGCAGCAGGCGGCTGGCGAGCGCAGCGGCCGCCTGCGGGTCGGTCCGCACGGCCTCACCGAGCAAGCCGTCGATGACGAGCGCGGCGATGCCGTGGACGAGCGCCCAGGATCGCAAGGCTTCGTCGGAGGCGGCGTCCCCCGGCAGCAGCGTCGCAACCCGCTCGGCGAGCACCGCGTAGGCGGCGGCGGAGGCTTCGCACAACGCCTCGGGCCGTGAGCCGCCGGAGCGCGCGCCGCCGAACATCAGGCGAAACAATCCGGGCTGCGCACAGGCAAAGGCGACGTAGGCTGCCCCTTGCGCGTAGAGGGCCTCGCGTCCCGCCCCCTCCCCTCCCCGATCCGCCACCTCCAGCGCCGCGCGCAGCCGCTCGAAGCCGACGATGGCCACCGCCGCAAGCAGGGCGTCCTTGTCGGGAAAGTGCCGGTAGGGCGCCATCGCCGACACACCCGCCCGGCGCGCGGTCTCGCGCAGGCCGAGCGAGGCCGGATCGCCCCCCTCCTCCAGGATCGACAGGCCCGCCGCGACCAGGGCCTCGCGCAAATCGCCGTGGTGGTAGCCGCCCTTGCCCGGGTTCGGCTCGCCCTTCGATGTTGACACTGTAAGCAACGCGCCTATGATTACACCGTAAACATGGGGTTGGTGCCATGCAGACATCGGATAGGCAAGCGACCGCGAATGGCCGCCCCACGCGGGACTCGGTCGATCTCTCGGCCTATCCGGGTCTTGTCGTGGTCTATCTCGGCTTTCGCGTCGGACGGATACGGGGCTTGAAGGCGCTGCTCGGCATCGGGCGCGAGTTGGCCCAGATGCAGCGCGAGCGGCCGGATGGGCTGCTGGCGCACGAGAACCTCGTCTACGGCCTCAACCATATCGGCATGCGACAGTACTGGCGCGATCTGGAAAGCTTGGAGGCCTTCACCCGCTCGGACCCGCACAAGACATGGTGGCGGGATTTCGGCCGCGATCCGGCCGGCAACGGCTTCTGGCACGAGGCCTACCGGCTCTCGGGCGGGATGGAGGCGATCTATGTCGGCATGCCGCGCCCGATCGGGCTCGCGTCCTTCGCCGCCGCCCGCCAGCCGCTCGGGCCCTTCATGACCTCGCGGCAGCGGCTGGCTTCATAGAGATGCCTAGCGGAAGATCGCGTCGAAGATCGATTGCGGCTCGCGCGGCGGCGGCGGGGCCGCTGCCGGCCCTTCGTTGTTCGGGAAGAACTTGCGCGAGGGCTTCTGCTTGGGCTGGACCGGCACGCCGCGCGGCCCCTCGACGTCGACCTGACCGTTCTGGTTGACTTGGGCGGACGTCTTGGTCGGGTCCGCGCCCTTCTTCTTCGGCTTGTCCTGGCGCGAGGCGAGCGCGGGCACGTCCTCCTGCTCCTTCGCCTCGGCGATCACGTCGGAGCCGCCCTTACAATCGGTCAGCCACACATCGTAGATCGGGTGCTCGATGGCGTGCAGGCCGGGGCTCGCCGCGAACATCCAGCCGGTGAAGATACGCCGGTACTTGCTGTCCAGCGTCACCTCGTCGACCTCGAGGAAGGCCGTGGTCTTCGGCGTCTCGGTGGGCGGGCGCGAGTAGCAGACCCTCGGCGTCATCTGCAGGGCGCCGAACTGCACCGTCTCGTCGATGGCGACCTCGAAGGTCACGATCCGGCCGGTGATCTTGTCGAGGCCGGAGAACACCGCGGTCGGGTTCTTGATCTTGTCGGCGGAGGCCGGCAGCGCACAGAGCGCCAGGGCGAGCGTGCCGAGCGCGGTCCGGCGCAGGATCGTTGCGGGGATGCGGCTCAAGGCGCCCTCTTGAGTCTGGAACCGGCCATCGCGGCCGGCAAACGGTGCGGCCGTTCCAACACCCCAAGGGTGGTGGAAAAAGGGCGGCCGGGCCGTGATGCTCTTAAGTTCCGCCCGCGCTTCGCGCCGACCGCCCTGCGGCAGATCGCGACCAGCCGGCGCGCGGCATGGCTTCGTCTACTCGGCGGGCGTCCACGGCACGTAGTCGCCGGTCGCGGCCGGCCGCTGGCCCCAGGAGAGTTGCGAGCCCTTCGGCCGGTAGGCCGCCGCCGTACCGGTGAGGTTCTCCTCGTGGGCCTTCTGCCACTCGCGAGGCTGGTAATCCTCCTCGCTCGGGGCGACGTCGCCGTTGTGGCACAGCCAGGCCCGCCAGCCCGGCGGCACGCGGGACGCGTCGGCATAGCCGTTATAGACGACCCAGCGCCGCTCCGGGCCGACCGAGCGGTCGATCAGAGGGCCCAGCGCCTTGTAGTATTTGTTGCCGAGTTCGTCCGAACCGACGAACTGGCCGCTGCGCGCGGTATAGAGCGCGAGCGACATCGTCTGCCCGTTCCACCAGGTGAAGATGCGCAGCAGCGTGTCCTTGAGGGCCATGATTCCTCCGGCGAGCGACGGACCCGCGGTGCCGTCGCCGCGGTCGTTATGGTCGTCACGCGCGTGTGAGTCCAGCACCCCGGGCCGCTGTCGCATTTACGGCACGCTCCCCCTGTCTCGCGCGGCCGTTAACCCTGTCCGACCCTGTCGAGGGCGGTCGAACGCATCGCCTTCCCTGTGGACCGAAAAATTTTCCCGGCGGATTCGATCAAGCCGAAAGGCCACTTAGCGAACCGCCTCGAATATCCACAGATTTATGATGAAGGACACAACATCTAGGGCGGAACACGGGTAGCCGGCACTAGTTATTGACGCAGATGGCCGCTCGGACGTAAGGTCCCGGCATCGCTTCGAACGGTTCGGCGGGGTTTGGGAAGAACCCCGTTTTCGCATGGCGGACAGGCTCCCACGTCGTCTGTGGCGGGGCCCCGAACCGGCCGAGGCACATCCGGCTTTTCATCCATGATCCGCGGCCTGCGCCGCGGCACGGGGTCGCTTGACTCCGAGGGAGAGGGATTCATGCGGTTCGAGCGGCGCTACACGACGGCGGGCCAGTCGCCCTACGCAGCCATCGCCTTCCGCAAGGCTGTGAGCGAGATTCGCAACCCGGACGGCTCGATCGTCTTCCGGCTCGACGGCATTTCCGTGCCGGAGAGCTGGAGCCAGGTCGCCGCCGATGTGCTGGCGCAGAAATATTTCCGCAAGGCCGGCGTTCCGGCCCGCCTGAAGAAGGTGGAGGAGAACAGCGTTCCCTCCTTCCTCTGGCGCGCCGTGCCGGATGAGGCCGCGCTCGCCGAACTGCCGGAGGAGGAGCGCTTCGTCTCCGAGATCTCGGCGACCCAGGTGTTCGACCGGCTCGCCGGCTGCTGGACCTATTGGGGCTGGAAGGGCGGCTACTTCTCGTCCGAGGAAGACGCTGCCGCCTTCATGGACGAGCTGCGCTTCATGCTCGCTCGCCAGATGGTAGCGCCGAACTCGCCGCAATGGTTCAACACCGGCCTGCACTGGGCCTACGGCATCGACGGGCCGAGCCAGGGCCACTTCTACTGCGACCCGAAGACCGGCGTGCTGACGAAGTCGGCCACCGCCTACGAGCACCCGCAGCCGCATGCCTGCTTCATCCAGTCCGTGCAGGACGACCTCGTCAACGAGGGCGGCATCATGGACCTGTGGGTGCGCGAGGCGCGCCTGTTCAAGTACGGCTCGGGCACCGGCTCGAACTTTTCACAGCTGCGTGGGGAGAACGAAAAACTCGGCGGCGGCGGCAAGTCGTCGGGCCTGATGTCCTTCCTCAAGATCGGCGACCGCGCGGCCGGCGCGATCAAGTCGGGCGGCACCACCCGGCGCGCCGCCAAGATGGTGATCGTCGACATCGACCATCCCGACGTCGAGAGCTTCATCGACTGGAAGGTGAAGGAGGAGCAGAAGGTCGCCGCGCTGGTGACCGGCTCCAAGGTCGTCTCCAAGCACCTCACCGCGGTGATGAAGGCCTGCACCCAGTGCGAGGCCGAGGGCGACGCCTGCTTCGACCCCGAGCGCAACCCGGCGCTCAAGCGCGAGATCAAGGCCGCCCGCAAGGCGATGGTGCCCGACGCCTACATCAAGCGCGTGGTGCAGTTCGCCCGCCAGGGCTTCACCAAGATCGACTTCCCCGTCTACGACACCGATTGGGATTCGGAGGCCTATCTCACGGTCGCCGGCCAGAACTCCAACAACTCGGTCTCGCTGACCGACGAGTTCCTGCGCGCGGTGGAAGCGGATGGGCCGTGGAGCCTGACCTCGCGCACCACCGGCAAGGTCGTGAAGACGCCTCAGGCGCGCGACCTGTGGGAGAAGATCGGTGAGGCCGCCTGGGCCTCGGCCGATCCGGGTCTGCACTTCAACACCACGATGAACGACTGGCACACCTGCCCGGAGGGCGGGCGGATCCGGGCCTCGAACCCGTGCTCCGAATACATGTTCCTCGACGACACGGCCTGTAACCTCGCCAGCGCCAACCTGCTGACGATGTACGATCGTGGGGCCAAGCACTTCGACGTCGAGGCGTTCGAGCACCTCAACCGGCTCTGGACCGTGGTGCTCGAAATCTCGGTGATGATGGCGCAGTTTCCGTCCAAGGAGATCGCCGAGCTTTCCTACAAGTACCGCACGCTGGGCCTCGGCTACGCCAATATCGGCGGCCTGCTGATGACCATGGGCCTGCCCTACGACTCCGATAAGGGCCGGGCGCTGGCCGGCGCGCTCACCGCGATCATGACGGGCGTGGCCTACGCCACCTCCGCCGAGATGGCGGCCGAACTCGGCACCTTCGAGGCCTACCCGGACAACGCGGAGCACATGCTGCGGGTGATCCGCAACCATCGCCGTGCGGCGCATGGCGAGGCCGCCGGCTATGAGGGCCTCAACGTCAGCCCCGTACCGCTCGACCACGCCAACATCCCGCAGGCCGATATCGGCGCCCATGCCCGCGCGGCCTGGGACCGGGCGCTGTCGCTCGGCGAGCGGCACGGCTACCGCAACGCGCAGGCCACCGTGATCGCGCCGACCGGCACGATCGGTCTGGTGATGGATTGCGACACCACCGGCATCGAGCCCGACTTCGCCCTGGTGAAGTTCAAGAAGCTCGCCGGCGGCGGCTACTTCAAGATCATCAACCAAGCCGCCCCCGACGCCCTGCGGGCGCTGGGCTACCGCGAGGCCGAGATCGCCGAGATCGAGGCTTACGCCGTCGGCCACGGCTCGATGGGTCAGGCCCCCGCGATCAACCCGGGATCGCTCCGCGCCAAGGGCTTCACCGACGACAAGATCGCGGCGGTGGAAGCCGGCCTGAAGTCGGCCTTCGACATCAAGTTCGTGTTCAACCGCTGGAACCTCGGCGACGACTTCCTCAAGGACACCCTCAAGGTGCCGGCGGAGAAGTTGGCTGATCCCACCTTCGAACTCCTCCCGTTCCTCGGCTTCACTCGCAAGGAAATCGAGGCCGCCAACACCCATGTCTGCGGAGCGATGACGCTGGAGGGCGCGCCCTTTCTCAAGCCCGAGCACTACGCGGTGTTCGATTGCGCCAACCCGTGTGGGCGCACCGGCAAGCGCTACCTCTCGGTCGAGAGCCACATCCAGATGATGGCCGCGGCGCAGCCCTTCATCTCGGGGGCGATCTCCAAGACCATCAACATGCCCAATGACGCCACGGTGGAGGATTGCAAGGCGGCCTACCTGCTGTCCTGGCGCCTCGCGCTCAAGGCGAACGCCCTCTACCGCGACGGCTCCAAGCTCTCGCAGCCGCTCAACTCGGCGCTGATCGCCGACGACGAGGAGGAGGCCGACGAGGCTCTCGAGGCGATCATCCAGGCTCCGGCCGCCGCCAAGGCGACGGCGGCGGCGGAGAAGATCGTCGAGCGCGTGATCGAGCGCATCGAGCGGATCCGCTCGCGCGAGAAGATGCCGGACCGGCGCAAGGGCTATACTCAGAAGGCGGTCGTCGGCGGCCACAAGGTCTACCTGCGCACCGGCGAATACGATGATGGCCGCCTCGGCGAAATCTTCATCGACATGCACAAGGAAGGCGCGACCTTCCGAAGCCTGATGAACAACTTCGCCATCGCGATCTCGCTCGGCCTCCAATACGGCGTTCCGCTGGAGGAATACGTGGAGGCCTTCACCTTCACCCGTTTCGAGCCGGCGGGCTTCGTGCAGGGCAACGACGCGATCAAGAACGCGACGTCGCTGCTCGACTACGTGTTCCGCGAACTGGCGGTCTCGTATCTCGGCCGGACCGATCTCGCCCACGTCAACCCGGCCGAGATCGGCGGCACGGTGCTCGGCGGCGGCGAGGGCGACACGACCCGCGAATCCAAGGCGGCGCCTGCGGCGGCCTCGGTGGTGTCCCGCGGCCTGCTGCGCGGCTCGGCCGACCGGCTCACCCTGATCCAGGGCGGCCCGGCAGGCGCCACGACCGGAATCGGCGCGGCCGCCACAGGCCAGACGGCCCCAGCCGGCGGCACGGTCCACGCCGTGCGGGGCGCGACCGCCCTGAAGGCGGAGCCGCAAAGCGTCGGCAGCATCGAGACGCTGCCCTTCGCCAAGCCGGAACCGAAGGCGGAGCGGAGCATCGCCGACCGCCGGGCCGAAGCGAAGATGAAGGGCTATGTCGGCGAGGCCTGCCCCGAATGTGCGAACTTCACGCTGGTCCGCAATGGCACCTGCCTGAAATGCGACACCTGCGGAAGCACAACAGGGTGTAGCTGATTATGCCGTGTGTGTAACGGAGAGGGGGATGTCCAGCGACAGATAGTTTTAGTCCTCGGACGCTAAGTTGGGGCTCAAACGAATCATAGTAGTGGCAGAGCGTGGCTGGGAGTGGCCCGGGCGACGTTCGCTCGGGCCACTGAGAGGAATGGTTACGTCGAACGGTGATCGGCGGGCGGACTCAAGGGTCCGCCTGCCGCATCGATTCCGATGCAGACTTGTATCGCGGACCCGGGGAAGGAACCCCGATGACTTCACCGCCTGTCGGGCGGATCGTTCATACTGCTTGCGGGGGCGCAAAACCCGCAAGGATCACCCTGTACTGGCCAGCGTTTCGGGCCGCTCTCTTCGGACCTTGGGTCCGAGGTATCGCCGCTGCGGCGCTGTTTTTTCCAGCGCCGCGCTACCGGATCGTAGCCGGCCCCTGCGCTACCGGGGCAGGCTCTCGCATGACGAGGGCACGTATGAACGCCGACATCGGTGTTTCGCAGGAGCGACTGCGTGAGTTTTGGACGGGGATCGTCGAGCGCGGCGGCCTGGCGGGGCAGGACCCACGGCAGATCGTGGCCGGTTGCCGTCGGCTTCACCCGCGGAGGGATGAGCGCCTCCGCGGCGACCTGGTCATCCATCTTGCGGAGCGGGCCGAACGCGTCCTCCGCGCCCTCGCGGGAGCCAGCCTGCGGCACGGCGGCGAAGATCCGGTCGGCGACGTCGTGGACGCGATGGTCGAGGCCGTCCTCGACCCGAACTCGGCGGACGGGGCTGGCTTCGAGCAGTCGTTTCGCGGCAAGCTGCGGCACCGCCTTATCGACAAAATCCGCCGGGGTAAGGTCCGCCGTGACATCGAACAGCCCGCCGTCTGCGACGCCGAGGGCCAGCCGGTCGAACCCATCGATGGATCGTCGCTCGGGCCGGAGGACGAGGCCATGATCCAATCGGTCCTCGCTCAGCTGCCGGAGAAGCATCGCTTGGCGTTCAAGCTGTTCCGCCAAGGGTTTGACTTTAGCTCAAAGGCGGACAAGAGCATCGCCGGGATGCTGAATATCACGCCGAAGACCGCGAAAGACTGGGTCGATCGCGCGAAGGAGCGCATCGCCCATGAACTCGGTCGTACGCCATGAGCGAACGCCCTGAAGACTTGGAGGACGTGCTGATCCGCTTCCACGAAGCGGTTGAGGCGATCACCCCGGAGGTGATCCGAGCCTGGACGACGCGATATCCGCACTTCGCCGACGCGATCCGGGCCGAGGCGCTGGAGATCCTCGATCTCGACCACGGGGGGCGTCCACATGTCGCCGAGCCCGCCGTACGCGACTATGCGGACAAGGTCCGCGACGCGGCCCGCCGCGCTGCCGAGCGGGCGGACCCCGTTGATGTGCCGGATCTGCGCGGAGCCCTCAAGCAGCACCACACGGACGTGAGGACCTTCGCCGGCACA from Methylobacterium sp. AMS5 carries:
- a CDS encoding DUF2155 domain-containing protein, with the protein product MSRIPATILRRTALGTLALALCALPASADKIKNPTAVFSGLDKITGRIVTFEVAIDETVQFGALQMTPRVCYSRPPTETPKTTAFLEVDEVTLDSKYRRIFTGWMFAASPGLHAIEHPIYDVWLTDCKGGSDVIAEAKEQEDVPALASRQDKPKKKGADPTKTSAQVNQNGQVDVEGPRGVPVQPKQKPSRKFFPNNEGPAAAPPPPREPQSIFDAIFR
- a CDS encoding NADH:ubiquinone oxidoreductase subunit NDUFA12, with translation MALKDTLLRIFTWWNGQTMSLALYTARSGQFVGSDELGNKYYKALGPLIDRSVGPERRWVVYNGYADASRVPPGWRAWLCHNGDVAPSEEDYQPREWQKAHEENLTGTAAAYRPKGSQLSWGQRPAATGDYVPWTPAE
- a CDS encoding vitamin B12-dependent ribonucleotide reductase, with the translated sequence MRFERRYTTAGQSPYAAIAFRKAVSEIRNPDGSIVFRLDGISVPESWSQVAADVLAQKYFRKAGVPARLKKVEENSVPSFLWRAVPDEAALAELPEEERFVSEISATQVFDRLAGCWTYWGWKGGYFSSEEDAAAFMDELRFMLARQMVAPNSPQWFNTGLHWAYGIDGPSQGHFYCDPKTGVLTKSATAYEHPQPHACFIQSVQDDLVNEGGIMDLWVREARLFKYGSGTGSNFSQLRGENEKLGGGGKSSGLMSFLKIGDRAAGAIKSGGTTRRAAKMVIVDIDHPDVESFIDWKVKEEQKVAALVTGSKVVSKHLTAVMKACTQCEAEGDACFDPERNPALKREIKAARKAMVPDAYIKRVVQFARQGFTKIDFPVYDTDWDSEAYLTVAGQNSNNSVSLTDEFLRAVEADGPWSLTSRTTGKVVKTPQARDLWEKIGEAAWASADPGLHFNTTMNDWHTCPEGGRIRASNPCSEYMFLDDTACNLASANLLTMYDRGAKHFDVEAFEHLNRLWTVVLEISVMMAQFPSKEIAELSYKYRTLGLGYANIGGLLMTMGLPYDSDKGRALAGALTAIMTGVAYATSAEMAAELGTFEAYPDNAEHMLRVIRNHRRAAHGEAAGYEGLNVSPVPLDHANIPQADIGAHARAAWDRALSLGERHGYRNAQATVIAPTGTIGLVMDCDTTGIEPDFALVKFKKLAGGGYFKIINQAAPDALRALGYREAEIAEIEAYAVGHGSMGQAPAINPGSLRAKGFTDDKIAAVEAGLKSAFDIKFVFNRWNLGDDFLKDTLKVPAEKLADPTFELLPFLGFTRKEIEAANTHVCGAMTLEGAPFLKPEHYAVFDCANPCGRTGKRYLSVESHIQMMAAAQPFISGAISKTINMPNDATVEDCKAAYLLSWRLALKANALYRDGSKLSQPLNSALIADDEEEADEALEAIIQAPAAAKATAAAEKIVERVIERIERIRSREKMPDRRKGYTQKAVVGGHKVYLRTGEYDDGRLGEIFIDMHKEGATFRSLMNNFAIAISLGLQYGVPLEEYVEAFTFTRFEPAGFVQGNDAIKNATSLLDYVFRELAVSYLGRTDLAHVNPAEIGGTVLGGGEGDTTRESKAAPAAASVVSRGLLRGSADRLTLIQGGPAGATTGIGAAATGQTAPAGGTVHAVRGATALKAEPQSVGSIETLPFAKPEPKAERSIADRRAEAKMKGYVGEACPECANFTLVRNGTCLKCDTCGSTTGCS